A genomic window from Flavobacterium sp. I3-2 includes:
- a CDS encoding cold-shock protein has protein sequence MRTGKVKFFNESKGFGFITDDQTGNDIFVHISGIKSRELRDGDSVSYVESDGKKGTIASEVVVID, from the coding sequence ATGAGAACAGGTAAAGTTAAGTTCTTCAACGAATCAAAAGGATTCGGATTTATTACTGATGATCAAACAGGTAACGACATCTTCGTACACATCTCAGGAATCAAAAGTAGAGAATTACGTGATGGAGACTCAGTTTCTTACGTAGAATCTGACGGTAAAAAAGGTACTATTGCATCAGAAGTTGTTGTTATAGACTAA
- a CDS encoding porin, protein MKANHYLAILFLIPLMTVHGQEKKEEKERLDKNLLNLSRFTLSGYGVVNYYNYTKFDTDLNIKNKFDAERLNLYLGYEFTDKIKLKTEIEFEHGGTGSTIELDTQEESGEYEHEIEAGGEVKLEQIYIDFSINKYFNVRAGRMKIHFGLAQNLDRPTSYFTTHRQEMENELLPLGWYEAGLQFYGTFANDKLLYEVSVTSGLDSSGFSSRNWIKAGYQTRFEMANAESLALTLRLDYKFGTHKNTYAGAAFYINNASANRPKNDIDVTSYVKILEAHVTYNENNLRFNAIGLYGDIENSDIISRKNATLSNNLGVKRTPVGKKALGFSAEIGYEILHFFEADSKQKLYPFVRYDYYDTMYQTEGAVVKKPRWERNSITGGINYLITPSIVAKLQYQNRTLGSEHIDPVTSLGIGKNQKENTFSAGIAFSF, encoded by the coding sequence ATGAAAGCCAATCATTATTTAGCAATATTATTTCTTATCCCTTTAATGACAGTTCATGGGCAAGAAAAAAAAGAAGAGAAAGAACGTTTAGATAAAAATTTATTGAATCTATCTCGTTTTACACTTTCTGGATACGGAGTAGTAAACTATTACAATTACACAAAATTTGACACAGATTTAAATATCAAAAACAAATTTGATGCAGAACGTTTAAACTTATATTTAGGCTATGAATTTACAGACAAGATTAAATTAAAAACCGAAATTGAATTTGAACACGGAGGTACTGGTTCAACAATCGAACTAGATACACAAGAAGAATCTGGTGAATACGAACATGAAATCGAAGCCGGAGGAGAAGTAAAACTTGAACAAATTTATATTGACTTTTCGATTAATAAATACTTCAATGTTAGAGCCGGAAGAATGAAAATTCATTTTGGATTAGCACAAAACTTAGACAGACCGACAAGTTACTTCACTACGCATCGTCAAGAAATGGAAAACGAACTTTTACCGCTAGGTTGGTACGAAGCTGGTTTACAATTCTACGGTACATTCGCAAATGATAAATTACTTTACGAAGTATCCGTAACAAGCGGTTTAGATTCGAGCGGATTCAGTTCAAGAAACTGGATTAAGGCAGGTTATCAAACCCGCTTTGAAATGGCAAATGCAGAATCTTTAGCCTTAACACTTCGATTAGATTATAAATTCGGCACACACAAAAACACTTACGCAGGAGCCGCTTTCTACATCAACAATGCATCTGCAAACAGACCTAAAAACGACATTGATGTAACTTCTTATGTAAAAATATTAGAAGCTCACGTTACTTACAACGAAAACAATTTACGTTTTAATGCAATTGGACTTTATGGAGATATAGAAAATTCAGACATTATCTCAAGAAAAAACGCAACCTTATCAAATAATTTAGGTGTAAAAAGAACACCAGTTGGTAAAAAGGCATTAGGATTTTCAGCAGAAATTGGTTACGAAATATTACATTTTTTTGAAGCCGATAGTAAACAAAAATTATATCCATTTGTGAGATATGATTACTACGACACCATGTACCAAACAGAAGGTGCTGTTGTAAAAAAACCACGCTGGGAACGCAATTCTATTACAGGAGGAATAAATTATTTAATTACTCCAAGTATCGTTGCGAAATTACAATATCAAAACCGCACGCTAGGTTCTGAACACATTGACCCAGTTACTTCATTAGGTATTGGAAAAAATCAAAAAGAAAACACTTTTTCGGCAGGAATTGCCTTCTCATTTTAA
- a CDS encoding imelysin family protein, with protein sequence MKNQIFNSLGIAVLTLGIVSCSNNDDSTDNQIQNASLQEVVTNNSNNVIIQTYNTLNQRALALKNAIETLANDKTEANLNAAKTAWSATRVHWEQSEGFLYGPVDTEGIDPAMDTWPVDVEAMNNILNGSANITVQTLENNNEARGFHLIEFLLWGENGQKTATQITNRQADLLKAAAQDLQNNTQKLYNGWIPSSGNFVNNFLNPSPQAYPSYVNVLEEMTEGMIVIADEVANAKIEDPLNSEGSTPNAQLEESRFSNNSKTDFADNIRSIQNMYLGTYNGLGNGKGISVLVAAKNSTLDTKVKNAINASISAIEAIPNTFTDAIYNNRAAVTNAQVKVNELHTILKNELKPFILNNL encoded by the coding sequence ATGAAAAATCAAATTTTTAATTCATTAGGAATCGCAGTATTAACATTAGGAATCGTTTCTTGTAGTAACAACGACGACTCAACAGATAATCAAATTCAAAATGCTTCATTACAAGAAGTTGTAACAAACAACTCAAACAATGTCATCATACAAACCTACAACACATTAAACCAAAGAGCATTAGCTCTAAAAAATGCGATAGAAACTTTAGCTAACGACAAAACAGAGGCAAATTTAAACGCAGCAAAAACAGCTTGGTCAGCAACTCGTGTACATTGGGAACAATCAGAAGGTTTTTTATACGGACCTGTTGACACAGAAGGAATTGACCCAGCAATGGACACTTGGCCTGTTGATGTTGAAGCCATGAACAATATCTTAAATGGTTCTGCAAACATCACTGTTCAAACATTAGAAAACAATAACGAAGCTAGAGGTTTTCACTTAATCGAATTTTTACTTTGGGGTGAAAATGGTCAAAAAACAGCTACTCAAATTACGAACCGTCAAGCGGATTTATTAAAAGCTGCCGCTCAAGATTTACAAAATAACACGCAAAAATTATACAACGGTTGGATTCCGTCAAGCGGAAACTTTGTAAACAACTTCTTAAATCCATCACCTCAAGCTTATCCTTCATATGTTAATGTTTTAGAAGAAATGACAGAAGGTATGATTGTAATTGCAGATGAAGTTGCAAATGCAAAAATCGAAGACCCACTAAATTCTGAAGGTTCAACACCGAATGCACAACTAGAGGAATCTCGTTTTAGTAATAATTCAAAAACAGATTTTGCAGACAACATCAGAAGTATTCAAAATATGTATTTAGGAACATACAACGGCTTAGGAAACGGGAAAGGAATTTCGGTTTTAGTTGCAGCAAAAAACAGCACTTTAGACACTAAAGTTAAAAATGCAATTAACGCTTCCATTTCGGCAATAGAAGCTATTCCAAATACTTTTACAGATGCTATTTATAACAATCGTGCAGCTGTTACAAATGCACAAGTTAAAGTAAATGAATTACATACAATTCTAAAAAATGAATTAAAACCTTTCATTTTAAACAATCTTTAA